The Chitinophagales bacterium genome has a window encoding:
- a CDS encoding FecR domain-containing protein: MNSKHNHIDEGLLVKQLLGEATEAEQAAVQAWIEADEANRKHYEQFRRVWNDSKLLAAKSTVDENEAWTRFQQRVKAEEQPATKTIPLSGNKFNWMRVAASLVFLIGFGWLTYYTFMGSTTTYIAQGTVTTETLPDGTVVTLNAGASVTFDSKFSGNTRDVKLEGEAFFDVTPNKKKPFIITTDNASIKVVGTSFNVKSSEKITEVIVETGIVEVSKKKAMVKLTPGEKTTVLQNSEKLVKEKVDDVLYNYYRTKELVCKNTPLWRLVNVLNDAYDVQITIGDPSLKDRPITTTFKNEPIESILDVISQSLNVTIEKEGKYITIK; encoded by the coding sequence ATGAACAGCAAACACAACCATATTGACGAGGGCCTGCTGGTAAAACAGTTGCTGGGCGAAGCTACAGAGGCCGAGCAGGCAGCAGTGCAGGCATGGATAGAGGCAGATGAGGCCAACAGGAAACATTACGAGCAGTTCCGCCGTGTGTGGAACGACAGTAAGCTACTGGCAGCAAAAAGCACGGTGGACGAGAACGAAGCATGGACACGCTTTCAGCAAAGGGTGAAGGCTGAAGAGCAACCAGCCACCAAAACAATACCACTCTCCGGCAATAAATTCAACTGGATGCGCGTAGCGGCTTCTCTGGTATTCCTTATAGGTTTCGGCTGGCTTACTTATTACACATTCATGGGCAGCACCACTACTTACATAGCACAGGGAACAGTAACTACCGAGACCCTGCCCGATGGTACGGTGGTAACACTCAATGCAGGTGCGTCTGTAACATTCGACAGCAAATTCAGCGGTAATACACGTGATGTTAAACTGGAGGGCGAGGCGTTCTTTGATGTGACCCCCAACAAGAAAAAGCCATTTATCATAACAACAGATAATGCCAGCATCAAAGTAGTGGGTACTTCATTCAATGTAAAAAGCTCAGAAAAAATAACAGAGGTGATAGTAGAGACGGGCATCGTAGAGGTAAGTAAAAAGAAGGCGATGGTAAAACTTACCCCCGGCGAAAAAACAACCGTATTGCAAAACAGCGAAAAACTGGTAAAAGAGAAAGTGGACGATGTGCTGTATAACTACTACCGCACCAAAGAACTGGTGTGTAAGAACACTCCATTGTGGCGACTGGTAAATGTGTTGAACGATGCATATGACGTGCAGATAACCATAGGCGACCCATCTTTGAAAGACAGGCCGATAACCACGACTTTCAAAAATGAACCGATAGAAAGCATCCTGGACGTTATCAGCCAGTCGCTGAATGTGACCATAGAGAAGGAAGGGAAATACATTACGATAAAATAA
- a CDS encoding TonB-dependent receptor: protein MFRKFILSTLILSGIYTNYVSAQDKETTVVKAFTQKVRGRVLDAESNQPLAGVVVITKSNNQLNGMTDGDGYYTIQNVPIGRQSFLFQYAGYEPATIHEVMVTSGKELELNISLTERLHQLDEVTITATNKDGKAENEFATISARSISVEETKRYAAAFSDPARMAQNFMGVSNGGDMFNGIIVRGNSPKNVLWRLEGIEIPNPNHFSSLGTTGGAISMLNANVLGVSDFYTGAFPAEMGNALSGVFDMKFRNGNTEKHEHTFQLSALGTELASEGPFKKGGRSSYLFNYRYSTLALLDNIVSFGGVLPKYQDASLKLNFPTEKAGTFSVWALGGYNSAYKDPDKDSTLWTDDNPNFVLKGDNMMGVAGINHVYFTGKNSYIKTIISSSYESNKELVDTLNPTQDYRPIHVSDESFINNTYKLSILYNTKLNSKNTVRFGAIAQQLAYRLDNNFYDESQDVWKSVLKGDGSTQFYQAYAQWKHRMSEHMTLTGGVHGSYYALNGKYSIEPRVAAVYTSGKNTWSVATGLHSKPEHISTYLFQNNQQGQAATYPNKNLDLLKAYHAIAGYERLLPLKMRFKTEVYYQYLYDIPVEKNSNSGFSIINAMDIYSLYNTNQLVSTGTGQNYGIDMSIERPFADNYYLLATASLFKSTYTDYYGDVYNTTFNRGYQLNIVGGKEFVVDRKGRKILGLNGKVLYSGGMRQSPIDISTSRQTGETVYIPKQYFTDQVPAYYRFDLGVYYKINRKRVTHSIQLDIQNVTNRANFYYSYYDNKAGAVKTVNQLGIFPNIAYRIDF from the coding sequence ATGTTCAGAAAATTCATCTTATCAACACTGATACTATCCGGCATATATACAAACTATGTATCGGCTCAAGATAAAGAAACAACAGTAGTCAAAGCCTTTACACAGAAGGTACGCGGCCGTGTGCTGGATGCGGAATCCAACCAGCCGCTTGCAGGTGTGGTAGTCATCACAAAATCGAACAACCAGCTTAACGGCATGACCGATGGTGACGGCTATTACACGATACAGAATGTACCCATAGGCAGGCAATCATTCCTGTTTCAGTATGCAGGTTATGAGCCAGCCACCATACACGAAGTAATGGTAACATCAGGCAAAGAGCTGGAGCTGAACATTTCACTTACAGAACGCCTGCATCAACTGGACGAAGTGACCATAACTGCTACCAACAAAGACGGTAAGGCTGAAAATGAATTCGCGACCATCAGTGCACGTTCTATTTCTGTTGAAGAGACCAAACGTTATGCTGCAGCCTTTTCAGATCCTGCGCGGATGGCGCAGAACTTTATGGGCGTATCCAATGGCGGCGATATGTTCAATGGAATTATCGTTCGTGGTAACTCTCCCAAAAACGTTCTTTGGCGGCTGGAGGGAATAGAGATACCGAACCCCAATCACTTCAGCTCGCTGGGTACTACAGGAGGCGCAATAAGTATGCTGAATGCAAATGTGCTGGGTGTTTCAGATTTCTATACCGGAGCCTTCCCGGCAGAGATGGGTAATGCATTGTCAGGCGTTTTTGACATGAAGTTCCGTAACGGGAATACTGAAAAACATGAACATACTTTTCAGCTGAGCGCATTAGGTACAGAGCTGGCCAGCGAAGGCCCGTTTAAAAAAGGTGGCAGATCTTCTTACCTGTTCAACTATCGCTACTCTACCCTTGCGCTGCTGGATAATATTGTAAGCTTTGGCGGTGTACTACCTAAGTACCAGGATGCATCCCTGAAACTCAACTTTCCTACAGAGAAAGCTGGTACATTCTCAGTATGGGCACTGGGTGGGTACAACAGCGCTTATAAAGACCCGGACAAAGACAGCACATTGTGGACCGACGACAACCCTAATTTTGTACTGAAGGGAGATAATATGATGGGAGTTGCCGGTATCAACCACGTGTATTTCACGGGAAAGAATTCTTATATCAAAACTATCATATCAAGCTCATACGAAAGCAATAAAGAACTGGTAGATACACTTAACCCTACGCAGGATTACCGCCCCATTCATGTAAGCGATGAATCATTCATCAACAACACCTACAAGCTATCCATACTCTACAACACAAAACTAAACAGTAAGAATACAGTTCGTTTCGGAGCAATAGCGCAACAACTGGCTTACAGACTGGACAACAACTTTTATGACGAAAGCCAGGACGTATGGAAATCTGTACTGAAAGGAGACGGGTCCACACAATTTTACCAGGCTTACGCGCAATGGAAACATCGTATGTCTGAGCACATGACCCTGACAGGTGGCGTACATGGTTCTTACTATGCACTCAATGGCAAATACAGTATTGAGCCAAGGGTAGCCGCTGTTTACACTTCAGGCAAAAACACATGGTCTGTTGCTACGGGGCTGCACAGCAAGCCGGAACACATCTCTACCTACCTGTTCCAGAACAACCAACAAGGACAGGCTGCCACCTACCCTAATAAGAACCTCGACCTGCTGAAAGCATATCACGCCATTGCGGGATATGAAAGGCTACTACCATTAAAAATGCGATTCAAAACAGAAGTGTACTACCAGTACCTGTATGACATACCGGTAGAAAAAAACAGCAATTCCGGTTTCTCCATCATCAACGCAATGGATATATACTCGCTGTACAACACCAACCAATTGGTAAGTACAGGCACAGGGCAAAACTATGGTATTGACATGAGCATCGAGCGCCCGTTTGCAGACAACTACTACCTGCTGGCAACGGCATCCCTATTCAAGTCTACCTATACCGACTATTATGGCGATGTGTACAACACAACCTTCAACCGTGGTTACCAGTTGAACATTGTAGGAGGTAAAGAATTTGTAGTGGACAGGAAAGGCAGAAAGATACTTGGCCTGAATGGTAAGGTGTTATACAGTGGCGGGATGAGACAATCACCTATTGACATCAGCACATCAAGACAAACAGGGGAAACGGTTTATATACCCAAACAATACTTCACCGACCAGGTGCCTGCATACTATCGTTTTGACCTGGGTGTGTATTACAAGATCAACAGGAAACGCGTAACCCATAGTATACAATTAGATATACAGAACGTAACCAACAGGGCTAATTTCTATTACTCTTATTACGACAATAAAGCCGGGGCCGTCAAAACTGTTAACCAGCTGGGCATATTCCCTAACATCGCCTACCGCATAGATTTTTAA
- a CDS encoding AraC family transcriptional regulator: MIKELLAYISHRLDEEIKLEEMSRLTGYSPFHLHRVIKQELGMTIGAFIKQQRIETAAQLLVLTDTPIAEIKYLVGYTNDSSFSKAFSSIMNVSPRNFRANNILKKEANGLSVNYLSLSYDIQQLLKQEAIIFPCIGDYFDKSIYKVWKDVEDYLDHEQLNKKDFDYYGILHNCQNVTPGPSRYDAAIVPKNKKALQGKKYFRSTIPGGKFARYKFCCPVDKYKEYTLLVNKHMNEEACLKHGTGISYFRFSSLPNHEDPDNLLIEWFLPVKQY, from the coding sequence ATGATAAAGGAACTACTGGCATATATCAGTCACAGACTTGATGAAGAGATAAAACTGGAAGAGATGTCTCGTCTTACGGGTTACTCTCCGTTTCACCTGCACAGGGTAATAAAACAAGAACTGGGCATGACCATAGGCGCCTTCATCAAACAACAGCGTATAGAAACTGCGGCACAGTTGCTGGTACTCACAGATACCCCGATAGCTGAAATAAAATACCTGGTAGGTTACACCAACGACAGTAGCTTCTCAAAAGCATTCAGTAGTATCATGAATGTATCACCCCGGAATTTTCGAGCAAATAATATTCTGAAAAAAGAAGCAAATGGATTATCCGTCAACTATCTGTCTCTCAGCTACGATATACAACAACTGCTAAAACAGGAGGCAATAATCTTTCCTTGCATAGGCGACTATTTTGATAAAAGTATCTACAAAGTTTGGAAAGATGTTGAGGATTACCTGGATCATGAACAACTGAACAAAAAAGACTTTGACTACTATGGCATTTTGCATAACTGTCAGAATGTAACCCCCGGTCCGTCCAGGTATGACGCAGCCATTGTGCCCAAAAACAAAAAGGCCTTACAGGGTAAAAAGTATTTCAGGAGTACTATACCGGGAGGAAAATTTGCTCGTTACAAATTCTGTTGCCCGGTTGACAAGTATAAAGAATACACCTTACTGGTAAACAAACACATGAATGAAGAAGCATGCCTGAAACACGGAACAGGAATTTCTTATTTCAGGTTTAGCTCACTGCCCAACCACGAAGATCCTGATAATTTACTCATAGAATGGTTCCTTCCCGTAAAACAATATTGA
- a CDS encoding hemerythrin domain-containing protein, with the protein MKQNRNNVFNLIHKGLRGLLYDTAMRIQREDFSTNTATETIEQVNLVLNLFDEHAHHEDKYLLPLVQKHNAALVQGFEKDHVVDHELSEKLRALTKSWTEAKTADEKLETGRNIFMAFNEFIAFNLYHMNNEEGILLFTLWKHYTDEELHEAEVAIVTSIPIDILMIESTWMMRSLNDAEITGWLTGVKLHAPGEAFDAYKQLAISELSAERWLAISAAIENVASAVTV; encoded by the coding sequence ATGAAACAGAATCGTAACAACGTTTTCAACCTCATACACAAAGGCCTGCGTGGCTTGTTGTATGACACTGCTATGCGCATACAGCGCGAAGATTTCAGCACCAATACTGCTACTGAAACAATTGAACAAGTGAACCTTGTCCTTAATTTGTTTGATGAACATGCACATCATGAAGACAAGTATCTTTTACCATTGGTACAAAAACATAATGCCGCTCTTGTGCAGGGTTTTGAAAAAGACCATGTTGTTGACCATGAATTATCTGAAAAACTAAGGGCACTGACAAAAAGCTGGACTGAAGCAAAAACTGCGGATGAGAAACTGGAAACCGGCCGCAACATCTTTATGGCTTTCAATGAGTTCATTGCTTTTAACCTGTACCATATGAACAATGAGGAAGGTATACTGCTGTTTACATTATGGAAACATTATACAGATGAAGAATTACATGAAGCAGAAGTAGCTATTGTGACCAGTATACCAATAGATATCCTGATGATAGAAAGTACCTGGATGATGCGCAGCCTGAATGACGCAGAAATAACCGGCTGGTTAACAGGCGTTAAGCTGCATGCGCCCGGAGAGGCATTTGACGCATACAAACAACTGGCTATTAGTGAATTATCAGCAGAAAGGTGGCTGGCTATCTCTGCAGCTATTGAAAATGTTGCTTCTGCCGTAACAGTCTGA
- a CDS encoding helix-turn-helix transcriptional regulator: protein MIISYREYKPSTDLQPYVESYWYQEFDGNNDEESPLQVCLPLGMAQIIINLEGDKCLVGTDGNVQYLPEIFVVGLYTDKVIWKTKGHSTYFGICLKPESIERLFKAPVSTMFNGYAELSCFLDKSIHSFTDSLFGAADVYKLIDASEQFLRSRLSLNYSTKPYLAAATDIIRNSKGQISVDQLCKTLYVSERQLQRSFKEVYGTGPKTYTRIIRFRHAYEYAQQVKNDNLSWLDISHSFGYADQAHFIRDFKQFTGTIPSSIVAEGNQFYQLSNITDQ, encoded by the coding sequence ATGATCATCTCTTATAGGGAATATAAACCATCTACCGACCTGCAACCATATGTCGAAAGCTATTGGTACCAGGAATTTGACGGTAACAATGACGAGGAATCGCCATTGCAGGTTTGCCTGCCGTTGGGCATGGCCCAGATCATTATTAACCTGGAAGGAGATAAATGCCTGGTGGGTACAGACGGGAACGTTCAATACTTGCCGGAGATATTTGTTGTAGGCCTTTATACCGATAAGGTAATATGGAAAACCAAAGGGCATTCTACCTACTTTGGCATATGTCTTAAACCGGAAAGTATAGAGCGTTTGTTCAAAGCGCCGGTGTCTACCATGTTCAATGGATATGCAGAGCTGAGTTGTTTCCTGGATAAAAGCATACACTCATTTACAGATAGTTTGTTTGGTGCGGCGGATGTGTACAAACTCATAGACGCGTCTGAGCAGTTCCTGCGATCAAGACTGAGCCTCAACTATTCTACTAAACCTTATCTTGCTGCAGCAACTGACATCATTCGCAACAGTAAGGGACAAATAAGTGTAGACCAGCTATGCAAAACACTCTATGTCAGCGAAAGGCAACTGCAACGAAGCTTTAAAGAAGTATATGGTACAGGACCTAAAACCTATACGCGTATCATTCGTTTCAGACACGCATATGAATACGCACAGCAAGTAAAGAACGATAACCTGTCCTGGTTAGATATATCACATAGTTTCGGGTATGCAGACCAGGCGCACTTCATTCGTGATTTTAAACAATTCACAGGTACTATCCCTTCAAGCATAGTAGCCGAAGGGAATCAGTTCTACCAACTCAGCAATATTACAGACCAATAA
- a CDS encoding c-type cytochrome, translating to MKNIVYVVLLALPVALIGCAGSNKEKQPYDKDLEAQVSKIHRGEYLVTIAGCGDCHTPKVMTAQGPQPDMERYLSGYNANNPLGEYDTTLAQSGRWALFSGEMTAAAGPWGVSFAANLTPDGTGLGNWSLENFRTALRKGKYKGIESSRPLLPPMPWQNYAQFSDQDIEAIFEYLKSIKPVENLVPQAIAPKM from the coding sequence ATGAAAAATATAGTTTATGTAGTATTACTTGCGCTACCGGTTGCACTCATCGGCTGCGCTGGCAGTAATAAAGAAAAGCAACCTTACGATAAAGACCTGGAAGCACAGGTAAGTAAGATACATCGCGGCGAGTACCTTGTAACCATAGCCGGATGTGGTGACTGCCATACGCCTAAGGTCATGACAGCACAAGGGCCACAACCCGACATGGAGAGGTACCTGTCCGGTTACAACGCCAATAACCCGTTGGGTGAATATGACACTACACTGGCGCAAAGTGGCCGTTGGGCACTCTTTAGTGGAGAGATGACTGCCGCGGCCGGCCCGTGGGGGGTATCTTTTGCCGCCAATCTGACGCCCGATGGTACCGGTTTAGGAAACTGGAGCCTGGAAAACTTCCGAACGGCTCTGAGAAAAGGTAAATACAAAGGAATAGAAAGCTCAAGGCCCCTGTTACCGCCTATGCCATGGCAAAACTATGCACAGTTTTCAGACCAGGACATCGAAGCGATATTTGAATACCTGAAAAGTATTAAGCCTGTTGAGAACCTGGTGCCGCAGGCCATTGCCCCTAAAATGTAA
- a CDS encoding PAS domain S-box protein has protein sequence MHLKTVFRVTFVYLVFGILWIYFSDSLLERIFSHNVALLSKLQTFKGLIYVGVTALLLHFLVKRHSKELQLKITRLQESEQELIRSEQKYKTLFESSPMPVFIYQPETDKILDINNAAIAHYGYTQGEFSSMTILQIEHDEDVELLESKLNLPKRSDMAHSTGIHRHKKKDGELIYVYTQGTDIDYKGIKAQIIIANDITRQLRYIDAVEKQNEKLNEIAWMQSHVVRAPLASLMGLIHLLKDEEHSVEEKEEILDKMLISANELDLVIREITNSADTTEYSIDS, from the coding sequence ATGCATCTTAAAACGGTGTTCAGGGTAACGTTTGTGTACCTGGTTTTTGGTATTTTGTGGATATACTTCAGCGATAGTTTACTGGAGCGGATATTCAGCCATAATGTAGCGTTACTGTCTAAATTACAGACATTCAAAGGGCTTATCTATGTTGGTGTTACCGCATTGTTGCTGCATTTTTTAGTAAAGCGGCACAGCAAAGAGTTGCAATTGAAAATAACCAGGCTACAGGAAAGTGAACAGGAACTGATACGTTCGGAACAGAAGTATAAAACGCTGTTCGAATCCAGCCCGATGCCGGTATTTATATACCAACCAGAGACAGATAAGATACTGGATATAAATAATGCTGCCATAGCGCATTATGGGTATACGCAGGGTGAATTCTCCAGTATGACCATACTACAGATAGAACATGATGAGGATGTGGAACTGCTGGAGTCGAAACTGAACCTGCCCAAGCGTTCGGACATGGCCCACTCTACGGGTATACACAGGCATAAGAAGAAAGACGGCGAGTTGATATACGTGTACACACAGGGTACTGATATAGATTACAAAGGCATCAAGGCGCAGATAATTATTGCCAACGACATCACCCGCCAGTTGAGATACATTGATGCTGTAGAAAAGCAGAATGAAAAGCTGAACGAGATAGCATGGATGCAATCGCACGTAGTGCGTGCACCTTTGGCCAGCCTTATGGGGCTAATACATTTGCTGAAAGATGAGGAGCACAGCGTGGAAGAAAAAGAGGAAATACTTGATAAGATGCTGATCTCTGCCAACGAACTGGACCTGGTGATCAGGGAGATAACCAATAGTGCAGATACTACAGAGTACTCGATAGATTCATAA
- a CDS encoding M20/M25/M40 family metallo-hydrolase codes for MQTGRWLLSITAIVLFVPAMAQKVSDKKVVKQLKKDIGYLASDKLEGRRTGSEGEKLASDYITKYYEQQGIATYKSKDLYPFTFTIGRTRGADNHMTVNGKELVKGEWFPISFSANGKAASDVTPGVMEGGKIWMEPMFEDEEQSKDPHFNWEKDAFERCEEAVKQGAKAVVFYDEYDAKYPAVFNKKTEYEALSIPVAYITYKGYKQYVFPHLGASVQLAFEADLKDKELTGHNVLFSIDNGAKYTVVLGAHYDHLGHGEDGNSLYAKKDGSIHNGADDNASGTAALMQIAGWVKDAGLKNYNYVFMHFSAEELGLIGSKKIVEELGLDSNKVAYMINMDMVGRLNDSTHSLTVGGVGTSPVWGKVVNTNDERFKIGLDSSGVGPSDHTSFYYKGIPVLFFFTGTHSDYHKPSDDADKINYEGEAAVMHYIFDIVKQMDGMSKPAFRETKQTTVGKVRFKVTLGVMPDYAFNDGGLRIDGVTDGRPAANAGLKGGDIIIKMGDNEIRGIQTYMEALGKFEEGDKTTITFKRDGKEITKPLVFTPKPE; via the coding sequence ATGCAAACCGGTCGTTGGTTATTATCCATTACAGCAATAGTGCTTTTTGTGCCTGCCATGGCGCAAAAGGTATCGGACAAGAAAGTTGTCAAACAACTGAAAAAAGACATCGGCTACCTGGCTTCGGACAAACTGGAAGGTCGCCGCACAGGCTCTGAGGGCGAAAAGCTTGCCTCTGACTACATCACTAAATACTATGAACAGCAGGGCATTGCTACTTACAAGAGTAAGGATCTGTACCCGTTCACCTTTACCATAGGCCGCACGCGTGGCGCCGATAATCATATGACGGTGAATGGTAAGGAGCTGGTAAAAGGTGAGTGGTTCCCGATATCGTTCAGCGCCAATGGCAAGGCCGCCAGCGATGTGACGCCCGGCGTGATGGAAGGCGGAAAGATATGGATGGAGCCTATGTTTGAAGATGAGGAGCAGTCCAAAGACCCGCACTTCAACTGGGAGAAGGATGCTTTTGAGCGTTGCGAAGAAGCGGTAAAGCAGGGCGCGAAAGCGGTAGTGTTCTACGATGAGTATGACGCTAAATATCCTGCGGTGTTCAACAAGAAAACCGAGTATGAGGCGCTGAGTATTCCTGTGGCTTATATCACTTACAAGGGTTATAAGCAATATGTGTTCCCGCACCTGGGAGCGTCTGTACAGCTGGCTTTTGAAGCTGACCTGAAAGACAAAGAACTGACGGGGCACAACGTATTGTTCAGCATAGACAACGGTGCCAAGTATACCGTGGTGCTGGGTGCGCACTACGATCACCTGGGCCATGGTGAGGACGGCAACAGCCTGTATGCCAAGAAAGACGGTTCTATACACAATGGTGCCGATGACAACGCCAGCGGTACGGCTGCCCTCATGCAGATAGCAGGATGGGTGAAAGACGCAGGGCTGAAAAATTACAACTACGTATTTATGCACTTCTCGGCCGAAGAACTGGGGCTGATAGGCTCGAAGAAGATAGTGGAAGAACTGGGACTGGACAGCAATAAAGTAGCCTATATGATCAATATGGATATGGTGGGTAGGCTGAACGACAGCACGCATTCGCTGACGGTGGGTGGTGTAGGTACTTCGCCCGTATGGGGCAAGGTGGTAAACACCAACGATGAGCGTTTTAAGATTGGTTTAGACAGTTCAGGTGTAGGTCCTTCTGACCATACTTCTTTTTACTACAAGGGGATACCTGTGTTGTTCTTCTTCACGGGTACGCACTCTGATTATCATAAGCCAAGCGATGATGCTGATAAGATAAATTACGAAGGTGAAGCTGCGGTGATGCACTACATATTTGACATTGTGAAGCAAATGGATGGTATGAGCAAACCCGCCTTCAGGGAAACCAAGCAGACAACGGTAGGAAAAGTTCGTTTTAAAGTAACGCTGGGTGTGATGCCTGATTACGCTTTCAACGACGGCGGACTGAGGATAGATGGAGTGACCGATGGTCGCCCGGCCGCAAATGCGGGCCTGAAAGGTGGCGATATTATCATCAAAATGGGTGATAATGAGATACGTGGCATACAGACCTATATGGAGGCGCTGGGCAAGTTTGAAGAAGGCGACAAAACAACCATCACTTTCAAGCGCGACGGCAAGGAAATAACCAAACCACTGGTGTTTACACCCAAACCGGAATAA
- the scpB gene encoding SMC-Scp complex subunit ScpB: protein MDIEHLMPHIEALVFASERPITHMEMVDLLSQTFEEPVEGERISACIDAIREKYAAGYYPFELREVGGGYQFLTKKEYHKTVLQLNGDKHIKKLSLAAMETLAIIAYKQPITKGEIEFIRGVSVDYSIQKLLEKELIVIAGRKEDAVGKPLVYSTSKNFMDYLGINSPEDLPALKDITNIEIVIPTNGTDAEPGEHPEALMTVGADGTLKEESGE from the coding sequence ATGGATATAGAACATTTAATGCCGCATATAGAGGCGCTGGTTTTTGCCAGCGAACGCCCCATAACACATATGGAGATGGTAGACTTGCTCAGCCAGACGTTTGAGGAACCTGTTGAGGGTGAGCGCATCTCGGCCTGTATAGATGCTATACGCGAGAAGTACGCCGCGGGCTACTACCCCTTTGAGCTACGGGAAGTAGGCGGGGGCTACCAGTTCCTGACCAAAAAAGAATACCACAAGACCGTACTGCAACTGAACGGCGACAAACATATCAAGAAATTATCGCTGGCGGCTATGGAGACATTGGCTATCATTGCTTATAAGCAGCCGATAACCAAAGGCGAGATAGAGTTCATTCGCGGTGTGAGTGTAGACTACTCCATACAAAAGCTGCTGGAAAAAGAACTGATAGTGATAGCGGGCCGCAAAGAGGACGCCGTGGGCAAGCCGCTGGTATACAGCACGTCGAAGAATTTTATGGATTACCTGGGCATCAACAGCCCTGAAGATCTGCCGGCACTGAAAGATATTACGAACATTGAAATAGTAATACCTACCAACGGCACGGATGCAGAGCCGGGGGAGCACCCCGAAGCCCTGATGACAGTGGGGGCTGACGGCACACTGAAAGAAGAGTCCGGGGAGTAA
- a CDS encoding HNH endonuclease, producing the protein MPRTDVWTREQTIIAFKLYCEIPFGQAHSRNAKVQEVAKIVGRTPGAVARKLGNFGSLDPELKARGVKGLGNRSKLDEEIWHEFHANWNKLAYESTKMIAEVKKKPIESLLDIDINDLPKGETKIRSVKTRIYQDFFRKAVLAEYEQTCCITGLKVPGLLIASHIVPWKDDEKNRTNPQNGLCLNALHDKAFDKGYITVLPNYTIQVSKQLADYKDATINEYFTQFDKKPIIKPHKFLPDKQFLEYHYEHIYKK; encoded by the coding sequence ATGCCAAGAACAGATGTATGGACACGTGAACAAACTATTATAGCCTTTAAGCTATATTGCGAAATACCGTTTGGTCAAGCTCATTCACGAAACGCTAAAGTTCAGGAAGTAGCAAAAATTGTTGGACGTACACCCGGCGCGGTAGCTCGCAAATTGGGCAACTTTGGCAGCCTAGACCCTGAGCTTAAAGCACGAGGAGTAAAAGGTCTTGGAAATAGAAGCAAATTAGACGAAGAAATCTGGCATGAGTTCCATGCCAATTGGAACAAACTTGCTTACGAAAGCACTAAAATGATAGCTGAGGTAAAAAAGAAACCTATCGAATCATTACTGGATATTGATATTAATGACCTGCCCAAAGGAGAGACCAAAATAAGATCAGTAAAAACAAGGATATATCAGGATTTCTTTCGGAAAGCAGTATTAGCAGAATACGAACAAACATGCTGTATAACAGGTTTAAAAGTTCCAGGCTTATTAATTGCTAGTCACATCGTACCGTGGAAAGACGATGAGAAAAATAGAACAAACCCACAAAACGGTTTGTGTTTGAATGCCTTACACGACAAAGCTTTTGATAAAGGATATATAACAGTATTACCAAACTATACTATTCAAGTATCGAAACAATTAGCAGACTATAAGGATGCCACTATCAATGAATACTTTACGCAATTTGACAAAAAACCAATAATAAAACCCCATAAATTCTTACCTGATAAGCAGTTTCTAGAATATCATTATGAACACATTTATAAGAAATAA